The following are from one region of the Vicugna pacos chromosome 9, VicPac4, whole genome shotgun sequence genome:
- the BCL3 gene encoding B-cell lymphoma 3 protein isoform X1, with protein MPRCPAGTMDEGPVDLRTRPKAAGPPGAALPLRKRPLRAPSPEPAAPRGAAGPVVPPDPLRAGSDTPAVPAPPHGLARPEAVYYQGPLLSLYPTPTMGTPFPLLNLPTPLYPMMCSMEHPLSADIAMATRADEDGDTPLHIAVVQGNLPAVHRLVNLFQHGGRDLDIYNNLRQTPLHLAVITTLPSVVRLLVMAGASPMALDRHGQTAAHLACEHRSPACLRALLDSAAGGTVDLEARNYDGLTALHVAVNTECHEAVLLLLEHGADIDAVDIKSGRSPLIHAVENNSLSMVQLLLQHGANVNAQMYSGSSALHSASGRGLLPLVRTLVRSGADSGLKNCHNDTPLMVARSRRVSVRAGGGGSCGGGGGGVCARAPVSVDVIDILRGKATRPAPASQPEPSSDRSTTTSPESSSRVSSNGLLSASPPSSPSQSPPKDLPGFPMAPPSFFLPPSSPPTFLPFSGVLRAPGQPVPPSPAPGGS; from the exons ATGCCCCGATGCCCCGCGGGGACCATGGACGAGGGGCCCGTGGACCTGCGCACCAGGCCCAAGGCCGCCGGACCCCCCGGCGCCGCGCTGCCGCTCCGCAAGCGCCCCCTGCGCGCGCCCTCTCCGGAGCCCGCCGCCCCCCGCGGCGCCGCGGGCCCAGTGGTCCCCCCGGATCCCCTCCGCGCTGGCTCCGACACGCCCGCTGTGCCCGCGCCCCCCCACGGCCTGGCCCGTCCAGAGGCAGTTTACTACCAGG gaCCTTTACTGTCCCTGTACCCGACTCCGACCATGGGCACCCCTTTCCCTCTGCTGAACCTGCCTACACCCCTGTACCCCATGATGTGCTCCATGGAACACCCCCTGTCGGCTGACATCGCCATGGCCACCCGTGCGGATGAGGACGGAGACAC GCCACTCCACATTGCCGTAGTGCAGGGCAATTTGCCAGCTGTGCATCGGCTAGTCAACCTCTTCCAGCATGGCGGCCGGGACCTGGATATCTATAATAACCTACGGCAG ACACCGCTACACCTGGCTGTGATCACCACCCTGCCGTCTGTGGTCCGGCTCCTGGTGATGGCCGGTGCCAGTCCCATGGCACTGGACCGCCATGGCCAGACGGCAGCCCACCTGGCGTGCGAGCACCGCAGCCCGGCCTGCCTGCGGGCCCTGCTGGACAGCGCGGCCGGAGGCACCGTGGACCTGGAGGCCCGCAATTACGACG GGCTCACTGCCTTGCACGTGGCCGTGAATACCGAGTGCCACGAAgccgtgctgctgctgctggagcaTGGCGCAGACATCGACGCTGTG GACATTAAGAGCGGCCGCTCCCCACTCATACACGCCGTCGAAAACAACAGCCTTAGCATGGTGCAGCTGCTGCTGCAG CACGGCGCCAACGTGAACGCTCAGATGTACTCGGGCAGCTCGGCGCTGCACTCGGCGTCGGGCCGCGGGCTCCTCCCGCTCGTGCGCACGCTGGTCCGCAGCGGCGCCGACAGCGGCCTCAAGAACTGCCACAACGACACGCCGCTGATGGTGGCGCGCAGCCGCCGGGTGAGCGTGCGCGCTGGTGGCGGTGGGAGTTGCGGGGGCGGCGGAGGAGGGGTCTGTGCCCGAGCGCCGGTCAGCGTGGAT GTCATCGACATCCTGAGGGGGAAGGCCACCCGGCCGGCTCCTGCATCCCAGCCTGAGCCTTCCTCTGACCGGAGCACCACCACCTCCCCGGAGAGCAGCAGCCGAGTCAGCTCCAATG GTCTTCTGTCAGCATCACCTCCCTCCTCGCCCTCCCAGTCTCCCCCTAAAGACCTCCCTGGATTCCCCATGGCTCCCCCcagtttcttccttcctccctcatctCCACCTACCTTCTTGCCCTTTTCTGGGGTCCTCCGAGCCCCTGGCCAGCCGGTgcccccttccccagctccagGAGGCAGCTGA
- the BCL3 gene encoding B-cell lymphoma 3 protein isoform X2, translated as MPRCPAGTMDEGPVDLRTRPKAAGPPGAALPLRKRPLRAPSPEPAAPRGAAGPVVPPDPLRAGSDTPAVPAPPHGLARPEAVYYQGPLLSLYPTPTMGTPFPLLNLPTPLYPMMCSMEHPLSADIAMATRADEDGDTPLHIAVVQGNLPAVHRLVNLFQHGGRDLDIYNNLRQTPLHLAVITTLPSVVRLLVMAGASPMALDRHGQTAAHLACEHRSPACLRALLDSAAGGTVDLEARNYDGLTALHVAVNTECHEAVLLLLEHGADIDAVDIKSGRSPLIHAVENNSLSMVQLLLQHGANVNAQMYSGSSALHSASGRGLLPLVRTLVRSGADSGLKNCHNDTPLMVARSRRVIDILRGKATRPAPASQPEPSSDRSTTTSPESSSRVSSNGLLSASPPSSPSQSPPKDLPGFPMAPPSFFLPPSSPPTFLPFSGVLRAPGQPVPPSPAPGGS; from the exons ATGCCCCGATGCCCCGCGGGGACCATGGACGAGGGGCCCGTGGACCTGCGCACCAGGCCCAAGGCCGCCGGACCCCCCGGCGCCGCGCTGCCGCTCCGCAAGCGCCCCCTGCGCGCGCCCTCTCCGGAGCCCGCCGCCCCCCGCGGCGCCGCGGGCCCAGTGGTCCCCCCGGATCCCCTCCGCGCTGGCTCCGACACGCCCGCTGTGCCCGCGCCCCCCCACGGCCTGGCCCGTCCAGAGGCAGTTTACTACCAGG gaCCTTTACTGTCCCTGTACCCGACTCCGACCATGGGCACCCCTTTCCCTCTGCTGAACCTGCCTACACCCCTGTACCCCATGATGTGCTCCATGGAACACCCCCTGTCGGCTGACATCGCCATGGCCACCCGTGCGGATGAGGACGGAGACAC GCCACTCCACATTGCCGTAGTGCAGGGCAATTTGCCAGCTGTGCATCGGCTAGTCAACCTCTTCCAGCATGGCGGCCGGGACCTGGATATCTATAATAACCTACGGCAG ACACCGCTACACCTGGCTGTGATCACCACCCTGCCGTCTGTGGTCCGGCTCCTGGTGATGGCCGGTGCCAGTCCCATGGCACTGGACCGCCATGGCCAGACGGCAGCCCACCTGGCGTGCGAGCACCGCAGCCCGGCCTGCCTGCGGGCCCTGCTGGACAGCGCGGCCGGAGGCACCGTGGACCTGGAGGCCCGCAATTACGACG GGCTCACTGCCTTGCACGTGGCCGTGAATACCGAGTGCCACGAAgccgtgctgctgctgctggagcaTGGCGCAGACATCGACGCTGTG GACATTAAGAGCGGCCGCTCCCCACTCATACACGCCGTCGAAAACAACAGCCTTAGCATGGTGCAGCTGCTGCTGCAG CACGGCGCCAACGTGAACGCTCAGATGTACTCGGGCAGCTCGGCGCTGCACTCGGCGTCGGGCCGCGGGCTCCTCCCGCTCGTGCGCACGCTGGTCCGCAGCGGCGCCGACAGCGGCCTCAAGAACTGCCACAACGACACGCCGCTGATGGTGGCGCGCAGCCGCCGG GTCATCGACATCCTGAGGGGGAAGGCCACCCGGCCGGCTCCTGCATCCCAGCCTGAGCCTTCCTCTGACCGGAGCACCACCACCTCCCCGGAGAGCAGCAGCCGAGTCAGCTCCAATG GTCTTCTGTCAGCATCACCTCCCTCCTCGCCCTCCCAGTCTCCCCCTAAAGACCTCCCTGGATTCCCCATGGCTCCCCCcagtttcttccttcctccctcatctCCACCTACCTTCTTGCCCTTTTCTGGGGTCCTCCGAGCCCCTGGCCAGCCGGTgcccccttccccagctccagGAGGCAGCTGA